Proteins from one Leptolyngbyaceae cyanobacterium genomic window:
- a CDS encoding class I SAM-dependent methyltransferase produces MTNKEITSAVQRLYDTYPFPPEPLLDSPPPGYNWRWNWLAAYNFCTGQKPQKQDVRILDAGCGTGVGTEYLVHLNPQAQVVGIDLSAGALAVAKERCQRSGANRVEFHHLSLYDVGQLPGEFDLINCVGVLHHLPDPIRGIQSLAPKLAPGGLIHIFVYGELGRWEIQLMQKALSIFQGSQRGDYRDGVKLGRQIFAALPENNRIVKREKERWSMENQRDECFADMYVHPQEIDYNIDTLFELIDASGLEFVGFSNPKAWELERLFAKNPELMERAKELSDRDRYRLIELLDPETFTHYEFFLARPPLPKADWLSDEALLAAIPERNPCMDGWPSRCLFNYDYQIVNLSESEFEFLQKCDENSDKGRTVREILAEVKLSIEELRSLLDKQLILLTQGKNL; encoded by the coding sequence ATGACGAATAAAGAAATTACTTCCGCCGTTCAACGTCTTTACGATACATATCCGTTTCCCCCAGAACCTTTGCTAGATAGTCCCCCACCAGGATATAACTGGCGCTGGAATTGGTTAGCTGCTTATAATTTCTGCACCGGACAAAAACCCCAAAAGCAAGATGTTCGGATTCTCGATGCTGGGTGTGGAACTGGAGTAGGAACTGAGTACCTAGTTCACCTGAATCCCCAGGCGCAAGTGGTTGGGATCGATTTGAGTGCTGGTGCTTTGGCAGTAGCGAAAGAACGGTGTCAGCGATCGGGTGCAAATCGGGTGGAATTCCATCATCTCAGTTTGTACGACGTGGGACAACTGCCAGGGGAATTCGATTTGATTAATTGCGTAGGGGTACTGCATCATTTACCCGATCCGATTCGAGGTATCCAGTCCCTCGCTCCTAAGTTAGCTCCTGGGGGATTGATCCACATTTTTGTTTATGGGGAATTGGGACGTTGGGAAATCCAACTAATGCAAAAAGCTCTCTCCATTTTCCAAGGTTCCCAACGCGGCGATTACCGGGACGGCGTAAAGTTGGGGCGTCAGATATTTGCTGCTTTACCAGAAAATAATCGCATTGTCAAGCGAGAAAAAGAAAGATGGTCGATGGAAAATCAGCGAGATGAATGTTTTGCTGATATGTACGTTCATCCCCAAGAAATTGATTACAACATCGATACTTTGTTTGAGTTAATTGATGCTTCTGGTTTGGAATTTGTGGGTTTTTCTAATCCGAAAGCTTGGGAATTAGAAAGATTATTTGCCAAAAATCCGGAGTTGATGGAAAGAGCGAAGGAATTAAGCGATCGCGATCGTTATCGCTTAATTGAATTACTCGATCCGGAAACATTTACCCATTACGAATTTTTCCTCGCCCGTCCCCCGTTACCAAAAGCTGATTGGTTATCGGATGAAGCGTTATTGGCAGCAATTCCCGAACGAAATCCCTGCATGGACGGTTGGCCGAGTCGTTGTTTATTTAATTACGATTATCAAATAGTCAATTTATCAGAAAGTGAGTTTGAGTTTCTGCAAAAATGTGATGAAAATTCTGATAAAGGTAGAACGGTGAGAGAGATTTTGGCAGAGGTGAAATTGAGTATTGAGGAATTGCGATCGCTGCTAGATAAACAACTGATTTTACTAACTCAAGGCAAAAACTTATAA
- a CDS encoding anti-sigma regulatory factor → MSINSSTDIVLVRQAVRKWAVELNFSLVDQTKIVTAASELARNTLDYGGGGTVKLEKLTEGIRRGLRLIFEDQGPGIPDLELALKDGFTTGNGLGMGLSGAKRLVNEFDIFSQVGEGTRISITKWK, encoded by the coding sequence ATGAGCATCAACTCCTCTACAGACATAGTACTGGTGAGACAAGCAGTGCGAAAGTGGGCTGTTGAGTTGAATTTTAGTCTGGTAGATCAAACTAAAATCGTTACTGCCGCCAGTGAACTAGCACGCAATACTTTAGACTATGGCGGTGGTGGGACTGTTAAACTAGAAAAATTAACTGAGGGAATTCGTCGTGGTTTGCGCCTAATTTTTGAAGACCAAGGCCCAGGTATTCCAGACCTCGAACTAGCTCTCAAAGATGGTTTTACCACTGGAAATGGATTGGGTATGGGCTTAAGCGGTGCTAAACGTCTGGTGAATGAATTTGATATATTTTCCCAAGTGGGAGAAGGCACCCGCATCTCTATTACTAAGTGGAAGTGA
- the atpB gene encoding F0F1 ATP synthase subunit A → MLSVLNAFNSFYLANLEVGHHFYWHLGNLKIHGQVFLTSWFVIGLLVVASLAATRNIQRIPSGIQNFMEYALEFIRDLAKNQLGEKEYRPWVPFIGTLFLFIFVSNWSGALIPWKLIHLPEGELAAPTNDINTTVALALLTSLAYFYAGFSKRGLGYFKKYIEPTPILLPIAILEDFTKPLSLSFRLFGNILADELVVAVLVLLVPLFIPLPVMALGLFTSAIQALVFATLAAAYIHEALEGHGEEGHEEH, encoded by the coding sequence ATGCTCAGTGTCTTAAACGCCTTTAATTCTTTTTACTTGGCCAATTTAGAAGTGGGTCACCATTTCTACTGGCATTTAGGCAATCTAAAAATACATGGGCAGGTTTTTCTCACCTCTTGGTTTGTGATTGGCCTGTTAGTAGTAGCATCCCTAGCTGCTACGCGCAATATCCAGAGAATTCCTAGCGGCATACAAAATTTTATGGAATATGCGCTGGAATTTATTCGGGATTTGGCTAAAAACCAGTTAGGAGAAAAAGAATACCGTCCTTGGGTGCCCTTCATCGGCACATTGTTTTTGTTTATCTTTGTATCGAATTGGTCAGGAGCGCTCATTCCTTGGAAGCTGATTCATCTTCCAGAAGGTGAGCTAGCGGCTCCTACTAATGACATCAATACTACGGTAGCGTTGGCTTTACTAACCTCCCTAGCATATTTTTATGCAGGATTTAGCAAGCGCGGTTTAGGGTACTTTAAAAAGTATATTGAGCCGACGCCGATTCTATTGCCGATCGCGATTCTAGAAGATTTCACTAAGCCTCTTTCCCTTAGCTTCCGTCTATTCGGGAACATTTTGGCAGATGAATTAGTAGTAGCAGTGCTAGTGCTGCTAGTTCCTCTATTTATACCCTTACCAGTAATGGCATTGGGTTTATTTACTAGTGCAATTCAAGCCCTAGTATTTGCCACCCTTGCTGCTGCCTATATTCATGAGGCACTGGAGGGACATGGCGAAGAAGGTCATGAAGAACACTAA
- the atpE gene encoding ATP synthase F0 subunit C, whose amino-acid sequence MDPLVSAASVLAAALAIGLAAIGPGIGQGNAAGQAVEGIARQPEAEGKIRGTLLLTLAFMESLTIYGLVIALVLLFANPFA is encoded by the coding sequence ATGGACCCATTAGTTTCTGCTGCTTCCGTTCTAGCTGCTGCTCTAGCAATTGGTTTGGCTGCTATTGGCCCTGGTATCGGTCAAGGTAATGCGGCAGGTCAAGCTGTGGAAGGTATTGCTCGTCAACCTGAAGCTGAAGGCAAAATTCGCGGTACTCTGCTGTTAACTCTGGCATTCATGGAATCCCTGACTATTTACGGTCTGGTAATTGCCCTGGTGCTGCTGTTTGCTAACCCATTCGCTTAA
- a CDS encoding STAS domain-containing protein: MERIPILQMGEFLLVTIQVDMHDRLAMTLQDDLTNRITQTNARGVLIDISALEIVDSFIGRVLGNIAKMSRVLDAQTVVVGMQPAVAITLVELGLSLKGIRTALNVEKGMTLLRASLEASPKGSMDSDREK, encoded by the coding sequence ATGGAGCGTATCCCCATTTTACAGATGGGTGAATTCCTTCTGGTAACAATTCAGGTAGATATGCACGATCGTCTGGCAATGACTTTGCAGGATGACCTTACTAATCGCATTACCCAGACTAACGCTCGTGGCGTATTGATCGATATCTCAGCGCTGGAAATCGTCGATTCTTTCATTGGGAGGGTACTGGGAAACATTGCTAAAATGTCGCGGGTACTGGATGCCCAAACAGTCGTAGTAGGAATGCAGCCAGCCGTCGCCATTACTCTGGTGGAGTTGGGACTCTCCCTCAAAGGCATTCGCACTGCTTTAAATGTGGAAAAAGGAATGACTCTTTTACGAGCTTCCTTAGAAGCTTCTCCAAAGGGGAGCATGGATAGTGATCGAGAAAAGTGA
- a CDS encoding response regulator: MSKEHRVTVLHIDDNEANRYIVSRMLRNAGFEVMESSTGHTGLQLAREAQPDLIILDVKLPDIGGFEVCRRVKAHPATSSIPVLHLSAKFIKSEDKAQGLEGGADAYLAQPVEPIELIATIKALLRIRKAEESALALAREWKTTFDAISDGVCLLNKEGKIVRYNQGFQSLLQIERLSSAFCSHAMETSSEEKDDQNVTPLGEEVDTSLKLAENDLVQELFPHLTDGQNGISKVNIFQLIQETKARESLELQLEERWFSVTADPMFDRQENFTGAVYILADITDRVKAQEALRVSEERFRLLLENVEDYAIFFLDIDGRVIRWSTGAERIIGYQTREILGKFASIIFTPEDLELGADRQELAIAIAEGRAEDERWHLRKNGTRFWGSGMVTPLRDDSGQLRGFAKIMRDFTERKRAEDERNLLLAREQEARAQAETANRMKDEFLATLSHELRSPLNAMLGWAQLLNSRRFDEQTFTKAIDIIERTARVQAQLVDDLLDVSRIIQGKLLLNVRPVELATIIGAVLDTIRPAAQAKGIELQSFLDPVTGLVVGDSDRLQQVIWNLISNAIKFTPNGGQVEVRLEKVNSQVQITVKDTGKGISADFVPYVFERFRQADSSMTRAYNGLGLGLAIVRHLVELHGGTVRAESEGEDLGATFIVSFPIMSVRKQENEWEQLSQEIDNSENSPSLDGLRVLLVDDDPDTRFFLCTALTQWGAKAIEASSVEEAMKALEQWKPDVLISDIGMPEEDGYSLIRKVRSLSAEQGGLIPAAALTAYARTEDRTRSLLEGFQIHVPKPVEPNELVAVVATLAGRVSKF; encoded by the coding sequence ATGTCTAAGGAGCATCGAGTAACTGTCTTACACATAGACGACAACGAAGCTAACCGCTATATAGTTTCTCGGATGCTTCGGAATGCTGGATTTGAGGTGATGGAATCTTCTACCGGTCACACAGGTTTGCAGTTGGCACGGGAAGCACAGCCGGATTTAATTATTCTAGATGTAAAATTGCCTGACATTGGCGGTTTTGAAGTGTGCCGTCGGGTTAAAGCTCATCCAGCTACGTCTTCTATTCCCGTATTGCATTTATCAGCCAAATTTATCAAAAGCGAAGATAAAGCGCAGGGATTGGAAGGTGGTGCGGATGCCTACCTAGCTCAGCCGGTTGAGCCGATCGAATTGATTGCTACGATCAAAGCTTTGCTTCGCATCCGAAAAGCTGAAGAGTCTGCATTAGCATTAGCGCGGGAGTGGAAAACTACTTTCGATGCGATTAGTGATGGGGTTTGTTTGCTTAATAAAGAAGGCAAAATTGTTAGATATAATCAAGGTTTTCAATCTCTTTTGCAAATCGAGCGCTTGAGTAGTGCGTTCTGTTCCCACGCAATGGAAACATCGAGCGAGGAAAAAGACGATCAAAATGTTACACCGCTAGGAGAAGAAGTAGACACATCATTAAAACTAGCGGAAAATGACCTCGTACAAGAGCTATTTCCTCATTTAACTGATGGGCAAAATGGTATTAGTAAAGTAAATATTTTTCAACTTATTCAAGAAACTAAGGCGAGAGAAAGTTTAGAATTGCAGTTGGAAGAGCGTTGGTTTTCCGTGACAGCAGACCCGATGTTTGATCGGCAAGAAAATTTTACTGGTGCTGTTTATATCCTGGCTGATATTACAGACCGAGTAAAAGCGCAAGAAGCATTGCGGGTAAGTGAAGAAAGATTTCGTTTGTTATTGGAAAATGTGGAAGATTATGCAATTTTCTTTCTGGATATTGATGGGCGAGTGATTCGTTGGAGTACAGGAGCAGAAAGAATTATTGGTTATCAAACGAGGGAAATTTTAGGAAAATTTGCCTCAATTATTTTTACGCCAGAAGATTTAGAGTTGGGTGCAGATCGGCAAGAATTGGCAATAGCGATCGCAGAAGGCAGAGCAGAGGACGAACGGTGGCATCTGCGGAAAAACGGGACTCGCTTTTGGGGAAGTGGAATGGTAACTCCTTTACGGGATGACAGTGGTCAACTGAGGGGTTTTGCCAAGATTATGCGGGACTTTACCGAACGCAAACGAGCAGAAGATGAGCGCAACCTTTTATTAGCGAGGGAACAGGAAGCACGCGCTCAAGCAGAAACGGCGAACCGGATGAAGGATGAATTTTTGGCTACCCTTTCTCATGAATTGCGATCGCCTTTGAATGCAATGCTGGGATGGGCGCAACTGCTCAACAGTCGCAGGTTTGACGAACAAACTTTTACAAAAGCGATCGATATTATAGAGCGCACCGCCAGAGTACAAGCTCAATTAGTAGATGACTTATTAGATGTTTCTCGAATTATTCAAGGTAAGCTGCTCTTGAATGTTCGCCCAGTGGAATTGGCTACCATAATTGGTGCCGTATTAGATACTATACGGCCAGCCGCTCAAGCAAAAGGAATCGAACTGCAAAGTTTTTTAGATCCGGTAACCGGTTTGGTAGTAGGAGATTCAGACCGTTTGCAGCAAGTAATTTGGAATTTAATATCCAATGCGATTAAATTTACCCCTAATGGGGGACAAGTAGAGGTACGACTAGAAAAAGTTAATTCTCAAGTTCAAATTACGGTAAAAGATACGGGAAAAGGAATCAGCGCTGATTTTGTACCTTACGTTTTCGAGCGATTTCGGCAAGCTGATAGCTCGATGACTAGAGCATATAATGGCTTGGGTCTTGGGTTGGCGATCGTCCGCCATCTGGTAGAACTGCACGGTGGAACGGTTCGTGCAGAAAGTGAAGGGGAAGATTTGGGGGCAACTTTTATCGTTAGTTTTCCGATTATGTCCGTTCGCAAGCAGGAAAATGAATGGGAGCAATTATCGCAAGAAATAGATAATTCAGAAAATTCTCCTTCTTTAGATGGATTGCGGGTATTACTGGTAGATGATGACCCGGATACGCGATTTTTCCTGTGTACGGCGCTGACCCAGTGGGGTGCTAAAGCGATCGAAGCTTCATCCGTTGAAGAGGCGATGAAAGCGCTCGAACAGTGGAAGCCCGATGTGCTGATCAGCGATATCGGAATGCCAGAAGAAGATGGTTACAGTTTGATCCGCAAAGTGCGATCGCTAAGTGCAGAACAAGGTGGACTAATTCCGGCTGCCGCACTCACCGCATATGCCAGAACTGAAGACCGCACGCGATCGCTCTTAGAAGGTTTTCAGATCCACGTACCCAAACCCGTCGAGCCTAACGAATTGGTGGCTGTGGTTGCTACCCTGGCAGGGCGAGTCAGTAAATTTTAG
- a CDS encoding ATP-binding protein, whose protein sequence is MSILITIKINSEQDVVMSRQRARQIAELLTFDSQDRTRIATAVSEIARNSFKYAQNGKVEFEIAEDLPPLWLKKIEREITPFPSSNFDCQYLWVCISDRGQGIDDLGSILDGRYHSQTGMGLGIIGSKRLMDRFYITSTPGEGTTVVMAKVLPKRTPKLTGKDLAKIADQLALQYPQSLFEEVQQQNLELINTLEELRKRQEELSQLNRELEDTNRGVVALYAELDEKAEFLQRANELKTRFLSNMSHEFRTPLNSITSLSRMLLDRMDGELTSEQEKQVLLIHKSAEGLSELVNDLLDLAKVEAGKILVHPNEFEVKDLFATLRGMLRPLLNNSSVYLSFEEPVDIPTLYTDEGKVAQILRNFISNAIKYTEQGEVMVQASKLGHYVVFAVSDTGIGIDPQDRERIFEEFIQLDSDMQKRVKGTGLGLPLSRKLAELLGGNVSVKSQLGVGSTFFATIPLIYGDLPKESSLRQTSWQLDDDRIPILVVEDHEDTLFTYQKYFEKTVYQILPARSLKEARQILQKILPKAIILDILLEEGSAWPLLCEMKENPCTKNLPIIVITVVDNQKKALALGADAFFIKPVDRLQLLHNINNLINRNKEQSILIIDDREVSRYLLRKILADQPFTVIEATDGSSGIEYAQKKNPSCIFLDLVMPDLDGFKVLERLKEDRFTRGIPVIINTSKQLMPEEQSYLSGNVLGVLSKESLSTERAKGILREVLLKAGLVLNSHYGG, encoded by the coding sequence ATGTCTATTCTTATTACTATAAAAATCAACTCCGAGCAAGATGTAGTAATGTCTCGTCAGCGGGCGAGACAAATTGCAGAATTGCTAACTTTTGATTCCCAAGACCGCACTCGGATTGCTACTGCTGTATCGGAAATTGCCCGCAACAGTTTTAAATACGCTCAAAATGGAAAGGTAGAGTTTGAAATAGCGGAAGATCTACCTCCACTTTGGTTAAAGAAGATCGAACGGGAAATAACTCCTTTTCCATCTTCTAATTTTGATTGTCAATACCTGTGGGTTTGTATTAGCGATCGAGGACAGGGTATCGATGATTTGGGTAGTATTTTAGATGGTCGGTATCATTCTCAAACCGGAATGGGATTAGGGATTATCGGTAGCAAGCGGTTAATGGATCGATTTTATATTACATCAACTCCTGGTGAGGGAACAACAGTTGTGATGGCTAAAGTTTTGCCAAAGCGAACGCCCAAATTAACTGGCAAAGATTTGGCTAAAATTGCGGATCAACTAGCGCTCCAATATCCCCAAAGCCTGTTTGAAGAAGTTCAGCAGCAAAACCTAGAACTCATCAATACTCTAGAAGAACTCCGAAAACGACAAGAAGAATTAAGCCAGTTAAATAGAGAACTGGAAGATACTAATCGGGGTGTAGTGGCTTTATATGCAGAATTAGATGAAAAAGCGGAATTTTTACAGCGTGCTAACGAATTGAAAACCCGTTTTCTATCTAATATGAGTCATGAATTTCGCACGCCTCTTAACTCGATTACGTCTTTGTCTAGAATGCTACTAGATCGGATGGATGGAGAATTAACTTCTGAGCAAGAGAAACAAGTTTTGTTAATTCATAAATCGGCAGAAGGTCTTTCTGAATTAGTTAATGACTTATTAGATTTGGCTAAAGTAGAAGCCGGAAAAATATTGGTTCACCCCAATGAATTTGAGGTGAAAGATTTATTTGCTACTCTGCGCGGAATGTTACGTCCTTTATTAAATAATTCCTCTGTTTATCTATCATTTGAAGAACCTGTTGATATTCCTACTCTCTATACTGATGAGGGAAAAGTCGCGCAAATTCTTAGAAACTTTATTTCTAACGCGATTAAATATACAGAGCAAGGCGAAGTAATGGTTCAAGCTAGTAAACTCGGCCATTATGTAGTCTTTGCGGTGTCGGATACGGGAATTGGCATTGATCCTCAAGATCGAGAGCGCATTTTTGAAGAGTTTATCCAACTAGATTCTGATATGCAGAAACGAGTAAAAGGTACTGGTTTGGGGTTACCTTTATCTCGTAAATTGGCCGAATTACTGGGAGGTAATGTTTCTGTCAAAAGCCAGTTAGGTGTAGGCTCGACTTTTTTTGCTACTATACCACTTATTTATGGTGATTTACCAAAAGAAAGTTCGCTTCGGCAGACAAGCTGGCAGTTAGATGACGATCGCATTCCTATTCTAGTAGTAGAAGACCATGAAGATACTCTCTTCACTTATCAAAAATATTTCGAGAAAACTGTTTATCAAATTCTGCCAGCCCGTTCATTAAAAGAAGCTAGACAAATACTCCAAAAGATACTACCTAAAGCCATAATTTTAGATATCTTACTCGAAGAAGGAAGTGCATGGCCTTTACTTTGTGAAATGAAAGAAAATCCCTGTACGAAAAATTTACCTATTATCGTAATTACAGTGGTTGACAATCAGAAGAAAGCCCTGGCTTTGGGTGCTGATGCTTTTTTTATCAAACCTGTTGATCGATTACAACTTTTACATAATATAAATAATTTAATCAATCGTAACAAAGAGCAAAGTATCTTAATTATTGATGATCGAGAAGTATCTCGGTATTTACTTAGAAAAATCCTTGCCGACCAACCTTTTACCGTAATCGAAGCAACAGATGGGTCTTCTGGAATCGAGTACGCACAAAAGAAAAACCCTAGTTGTATTTTTTTAGACTTGGTAATGCCGGATCTAGACGGGTTTAAAGTTCTCGAACGCTTGAAAGAGGATCGGTTTACCAGGGGAATACCTGTAATAATTAATACTTCAAAGCAACTCATGCCAGAAGAACAAAGCTATCTTTCTGGAAATGTGCTGGGAGTTCTTTCTAAAGAAAGTTTATCCACAGAACGAGCTAAGGGTATTCTACGAGAAGTTCTGTTAAAAGCTGGGTTAGTTCTCAACTCTCATTACGGAGGATGA
- a CDS encoding ATP-binding SpoIIE family protein phosphatase codes for MIDTVALPIVESSQAGEARRTAIKLASRLGFNETERGKVGIVVTEIANNLVRHSKEGQLLLQSTLRNDIPGIEILALDKGPGIADIGRCLEDGYSTYGSSGNGLGAIKRLSAFFDIYSIPQVGTALLSRLWATDALTELPNSSIEIGAVCLPKIGQEVSGDTWAFEGDADRILLLVSDGLGHGPLAAQASLEAVRVFRDNVRKSPKEILELAHGALRSTRGSALAIAELNFTQKIVTFVGVGNISARMISSGDSISMVSHNGTVGHEVRKIQEFVYQWPKESVLIMHSDGLGTQWRLDRYPGLAIKHSSLIAGTLYRDFNRIRDDVTVVVTKLS; via the coding sequence ATGATAGATACCGTCGCTTTGCCAATAGTGGAGTCTAGTCAGGCTGGTGAAGCGCGACGGACAGCGATCAAGTTAGCTAGTCGTCTTGGCTTTAATGAAACAGAACGAGGAAAAGTTGGCATTGTCGTTACAGAAATTGCTAATAACCTAGTTCGCCATTCTAAGGAAGGCCAATTACTATTACAGTCAACGCTCAGAAATGATATCCCAGGTATCGAAATTTTGGCTTTAGATAAAGGGCCAGGAATAGCTGATATTGGTAGGTGTTTAGAGGATGGCTATTCTACTTATGGGTCTTCTGGGAATGGTTTAGGGGCGATCAAACGCCTTTCGGCATTTTTTGACATTTATTCGATTCCGCAAGTTGGCACAGCTTTGTTAAGCAGACTCTGGGCTACTGATGCGCTTACTGAGTTACCAAACAGCAGTATAGAAATAGGTGCGGTTTGTTTGCCTAAAATAGGTCAGGAGGTGTCGGGGGATACTTGGGCATTTGAAGGGGATGCCGATCGCATTTTACTACTGGTGTCCGATGGCTTGGGTCATGGGCCACTAGCTGCCCAAGCTTCTTTGGAAGCAGTCAGAGTATTTCGAGACAATGTTCGCAAAAGCCCCAAAGAAATTCTTGAGTTGGCACACGGCGCTTTGCGAAGTACTAGGGGAAGTGCATTAGCGATCGCCGAACTGAATTTTACCCAAAAAATAGTTACCTTTGTAGGTGTGGGCAATATTTCTGCCCGCATGATTTCTTCGGGGGATAGCATCAGCATGGTTTCCCATAATGGCACTGTTGGCCATGAAGTTCGCAAAATTCAAGAATTTGTTTATCAGTGGCCAAAAGAGAGCGTGTTAATCATGCACTCTGATGGTTTAGGGACTCAATGGCGCTTAGATCGCTATCCCGGTTTAGCAATCAAACATTCCAGCTTGATTGCTGGTACTTTATATCGAGATTTTAATCGAATCCGCGATGATGTAACAGTTGTAGTTACAAAACTAAGTTAA
- a CDS encoding ATP synthase subunit I → MSDSSHETTNVKAELAQADGLETETSTSMQEFYNLQQELLMATLVVTGIVFISVWIFYNLNIALNYLIGACTGVVYLRMLAKDVEQLSGQKKSLSKTRFALFIGLIIVATQWRQLQVVPIFLGFLTYKAALIINMVRTLMPSDPK, encoded by the coding sequence TTGTCAGACTCATCTCACGAAACCACTAATGTAAAAGCAGAGCTTGCTCAAGCTGATGGGCTGGAAACTGAAACCAGCACATCCATGCAGGAATTCTACAACCTACAACAAGAGTTGCTGATGGCCACTCTGGTTGTGACAGGGATTGTTTTTATTTCTGTGTGGATTTTTTACAACCTTAACATTGCTCTAAATTACTTGATTGGGGCGTGCACAGGTGTGGTTTACTTGAGAATGTTGGCTAAAGATGTTGAGCAACTGAGCGGCCAGAAAAAAAGTCTCTCAAAGACAAGGTTTGCTCTGTTTATTGGGTTGATTATAGTAGCAACTCAATGGCGTCAGCTACAAGTTGTCCCAATATTTTTGGGATTCCTAACATATAAAGCCGCGCTCATCATCAATATGGTGCGAACGTTGATGCCATCTGACCCTAAATAG
- a CDS encoding Uma2 family endonuclease has translation MTNNKYLPGRIRMVKTPSQHGTIPPLANGDKLNRYEFEHRYNAMPDSKKAELIEGIVYMGAALRFKSHSQPHAWIMVWLGTYATLTPHVTLGVEPTVRLDLDNEPQPDAVLLIDRKAGGQARLSEDDYIEGAPELIVEIAASSVAIDLHAKKQAYRRNGVKEYLVWQVLDQKFSWFYLERGEYVELSADSNGILSSQIFPGLWLAVNELFAGNMQQVLTILQTGLQSDEHSEFVNQLTSK, from the coding sequence ATGACAAATAACAAATATCTCCCTGGTAGAATCCGCATGGTGAAAACACCGTCACAGCATGGGACAATTCCCCCTCTAGCCAATGGCGACAAGCTAAACCGCTATGAATTCGAGCATCGCTACAATGCTATGCCCGATTCAAAAAAAGCTGAACTGATTGAGGGAATTGTCTATATGGGTGCCGCACTTCGTTTTAAAAGTCACAGTCAACCACACGCTTGGATTATGGTATGGCTTGGAACATACGCCACCTTGACTCCCCACGTAACATTGGGAGTAGAACCCACTGTGCGGCTAGACTTAGATAACGAACCTCAACCAGATGCCGTTCTTTTAATTGATCGCAAAGCAGGCGGTCAAGCTAGACTGAGTGAAGATGATTATATTGAAGGAGCGCCAGAGTTAATTGTAGAAATTGCGGCCAGCAGCGTTGCGATCGACCTTCATGCTAAAAAACAAGCTTATCGTCGCAATGGAGTCAAAGAATATCTCGTTTGGCAAGTACTCGATCAAAAATTCAGCTGGTTCTATTTAGAAAGGGGCGAATATGTAGAGTTATCAGCAGACAGCAATGGAATTTTGTCAAGTCAAATTTTTCCTGGTCTGTGGTTAGCAGTTAATGAGTTATTTGCAGGGAATATGCAGCAGGTATTAACAATTTTACAAACAGGCTTACAGTCTGACGAACACTCTGAATTTGTCAATCAATTAACCAGTAAATAA
- a CDS encoding STAS domain-containing protein, with protein sequence MNANQKSKLPEILKTYEAELLADWVREQTKTSIRRDAIAETELREECREFLDLFTEALQKGNLTNIQTSEWRGTRDFLASISRSRSQKSFSPSETASFVFSLKQPLFQLLSEKITEDTQTFLEEIWSASNILDKLGLWTTELYQKNREEIIIRQQEELLELSTPVVKLWDGILALPIIGTLDSARTQIVMESLLQKIVDTGSEVAIIDITGVPTVDTLTAQHLLKTVTAARLMGADCIISGIRPQIAQTIVYLGVDLADVTTKATLADAFVLALQRTGISIKRQ encoded by the coding sequence ATGAACGCTAACCAAAAAAGTAAACTACCAGAGATCCTCAAAACTTACGAAGCGGAACTACTAGCAGACTGGGTAAGAGAACAGACAAAAACTAGTATTCGTAGAGATGCGATCGCAGAAACCGAACTGCGAGAAGAGTGCAGAGAATTTCTCGACCTCTTTACAGAAGCACTCCAAAAAGGTAACTTAACCAATATTCAAACCTCTGAATGGCGTGGTACTAGAGATTTTCTAGCTAGCATTTCCCGTTCTCGCAGCCAAAAAAGTTTCAGTCCTTCAGAAACCGCCAGCTTTGTCTTTTCCCTTAAGCAACCATTATTCCAACTATTAAGTGAAAAAATAACCGAAGATACTCAAACCTTTCTAGAAGAAATCTGGTCTGCTAGCAACATTTTAGATAAGTTAGGCTTGTGGACGACCGAGCTTTATCAGAAAAACCGAGAAGAAATCATCATCCGTCAACAAGAAGAACTCTTAGAGCTATCCACCCCAGTAGTAAAACTGTGGGACGGCATTTTAGCTTTACCGATCATTGGTACTTTGGATAGCGCCCGTACCCAAATTGTGATGGAATCTTTGTTACAAAAAATTGTCGATACTGGTTCGGAAGTTGCCATCATTGATATTACGGGAGTGCCAACGGTAGATACCCTGACAGCGCAACATTTACTCAAAACCGTCACTGCTGCCCGATTAATGGGGGCTGATTGTATTATTAGCGGTATTCGTCCCCAAATCGCTCAAACAATTGTTTATTTAGGGGTAGACTTAGCTGATGTAACCACTAAAGCTACTTTAGCCGATGCCTTTGTGCTTGCTCTCCAGCGAACTGGTATATCGATTAAACGTCAGTAG